One uncultured Methanobrevibacter sp. genomic window carries:
- a CDS encoding Ig-like domain repeat protein: protein MKFHKQFFLSIILLILIFGISSVNAEDSGSSDSYDSYLDDSSIECTQGNYNFQVNNTLANPSNDVIIVNDWNELKSYCEKTDKNYVLQLKENTNFYPVDGNDSSNQIIVKNNVTILGNNGAYFGDKSNNPHTVYYTPIKTAENSGISLKLFNLTFKWMILSQNEPLESGMFIELAGNSNENTLENCIFDNITSQLSHACVYYIKRGYTSVKNCNFTNINTCFGILSIYDPNAGLSCNTAHMLVENCYFENNYASTEPGCINNCGQLIVKNSTFYKNKAFWWAGAIHTHSGANTTIYNSNFTDNVAGWNGGALYTYSYLQIYNSTFTGNNCTTNNGGGAIGACYYGSNPHIYIENSLFQYNENNCWTIGGESTTGTGRGGAISIMDNGDLDVYNSTFISNSASIGTAICANQAQGYGSPNVRLINNKFFNHTKSGDVLVIDLSNSILELSNNYYENNSIVFSKIKLSEESRIGNTTTLYIQATIKNQKYYDEDILSREGYLVYVDGVYVKTVHDTHFNLTFTDGKEHKVYVRPVVAENGTNVLIVNGVPIEYIYVSVNGNDANNGSKDSPVRTIARAISLNTNGIYILDGTYSEYGLVISSDLKIVGQGNVIIGCVDYTMPIFNITNNATVTFKGLRFTNITNSEIINGLNAKEVEIDNCEFYLNNQNTKSILINVYNLIISNSNFTNNGVFKCIYTNYLAMDNCIFANNVVTERKSSSAIDRGNLIYIALKDQQAIISNTIFENNSVNQGCIALMVDDANYGLTVSRSIFTNNNGLDKGVCLYTNAVGNKYSVTVSSSIFINNSASQGTIAYILKQATFTVENSIFLNNNPTKTTGYMFDVVSGSANLVIDNNWWGNTVDNLTDVPKVARTFNPNIWLFLNASANNNEFTITENALVTVDLAHIVNNKGEITKYDDASKLLLPVINIAVVNGVITSVYDKFTNGVFQIIYTPESVGIGSLTVDLFGIINTVDFNILKGTTNVNIFTGDIKYGEDLVIKITLDDAKATGNVVINIDGKKYTVNLVNGTGTLIIPNLARGSYDIVANYEGDGNYQSASNTASINVLGVNPEMEVNITFNDYGDSIKIDIILPSGAKGNITVDFEGNVKNIVADGKIITVEYNNISFGKHTVKVYYSGDSKYNSYEKNVDFANNKTNSSLIIDASDVKVGGKILVNVVIQPAPGKDEEVIITIGDVVKTIKLNANGKCSVEFYDLPAGNYTIKAVYKGNFVYYGCENSTNITVIPYPDYQWNQDGFDTKNGGKSNYTGNSNGNDIWNYVISGGQINGSIVIDEDGNIYVATTGGIYSFTSNGTLRWKFTNGYGNAISPGLAICRDIIIAPKSGDALHFINKTTGKKLSNANIWQGSSEFSPVVDLNGNIYISSEYQYSDKGYYLVIVPYKMWQTGGAPTMIALGAQPTSAPTVLNNGLVCINTVEGLKIINTTSKTVVGSFANIGGVGRPVADENNVIYTIGKDGKITALNINNVLWTSKLAVCGSTLVLDEDAGSLYTVGKDGNIYKVDIFNNGETSVLYNLGSNSSSMVVDNQGNIYVGSNGGKVIAIDNSGKLLWVFDAKSPINGGISISNDGIIYVHSDKTVYALGIGKFVSTINASIDNIKVGDDLIIDISVPKDATGIVTVIIGNIVKNFTIENGKVLANIKDLSAGEYTANIIYNGYSKYKPSETSVLFNVTKYDSQINISVGNIEIGKDAIVNIEVTPGATGKIVVTINGKSQIIELKNSKATVIINNLTDAEYKINVEYVGDAKYLASKDSYVFSVDKLKSFIIVSVDDINVGDDAVINIIVPNDATGNVTLVINGKTENIIVKNGKGSITISNLNVGDYTVSATYNGDSRYLASKNSTSFNVSKRDSSVLVSVDDVVVGEDVIINVVVSKGATGNVILVIGDKTETVSLIDSKATLVVKNLAEGNYKVQVIYTGDSRYSNSNNSTSFDVSKKISSVLVSVDDIIVGDNAIVNVIVPNDATGSVTITINGKSENIEVKNGKATLVIKDLTSGTYTVEVNYNGDSKYLSSKNSSSFKVSKISNYDIKFNISKVSEGEDAEIIVILPQDATGNITLSINNKPYIAKVENGKAKIIIPNIPAGTHEFIVTYYGDNKYERGTASGVITVDKKVFVLTVDDVIKFYKGSERLIAKLVDSNGKPIANAEIIFTINGATYKRITGNDGTASMAINLVSGTYKVITKYNGTSVDSNIIIKSTINGQNIIKMYQNGTQFYATFVDSNGNLLVKTDVKFNINGVFYTRKTDGNGVAKLSINLRPGNYILTAINPNNNDEKGFNITVKSLIEANDLTKYFQNASKFEATIYNKDGSLAINKEVTFNINGVFYKRTTNDKGVVSLAINLRPGNYVITTIYEGLEVGNKVNVLPTLETRDLSMKFQDGSKFTAKTVNGQGKPLANQNVTFNVNGVFYHRITNDEGIASLNINLIKGEYIITSIWNGYQTGNTIKID from the coding sequence ATGAAATTTCATAAGCAATTTTTTTTAAGCATTATATTATTAATTCTTATTTTTGGAATTAGTAGTGTAAATGCGGAGGATTCGGGAAGTTCTGATTCATATGATTCATATTTAGATGACTCTTCCATAGAATGTACTCAAGGTAATTATAATTTCCAGGTTAATAATACATTAGCTAATCCATCTAATGATGTTATTATTGTTAATGACTGGAATGAACTAAAAAGTTATTGTGAAAAAACTGATAAAAATTATGTTCTTCAATTAAAGGAAAATACTAATTTTTATCCAGTTGATGGAAATGATAGCTCAAATCAGATTATTGTTAAAAATAACGTAACAATTTTAGGAAATAATGGGGCTTATTTTGGGGATAAATCAAATAATCCACATACAGTTTATTATACTCCAATAAAAACTGCAGAAAATTCAGGTATTAGTTTAAAATTATTTAATCTAACTTTTAAATGGATGATTCTTTCACAAAATGAACCTCTAGAAAGTGGAATGTTTATAGAATTAGCTGGTAATTCTAATGAAAATACTCTTGAAAATTGTATTTTTGATAATATAACTTCACAATTAAGTCATGCATGTGTTTATTATATTAAAAGAGGTTATACTTCTGTTAAAAATTGTAATTTTACAAATATTAATACTTGTTTTGGTATTTTAAGTATTTATGATCCTAATGCAGGTTTATCTTGTAATACTGCACATATGTTAGTGGAGAATTGTTATTTTGAAAATAATTATGCATCAACTGAACCAGGTTGTATTAATAATTGTGGTCAATTAATTGTTAAAAATTCTACATTTTATAAAAATAAGGCTTTTTGGTGGGCTGGAGCAATACATACTCATAGTGGAGCTAACACAACTATATATAATTCTAACTTTACTGATAATGTAGCTGGATGGAATGGTGGTGCATTATATACTTACAGTTACTTACAGATATATAACTCTACTTTTACAGGTAATAATTGTACAACTAATAATGGTGGTGGAGCTATTGGTGCATGTTATTATGGATCTAATCCACATATATATATTGAAAACTCATTATTCCAATATAATGAAAATAATTGTTGGACTATAGGTGGTGAATCTACAACTGGTACTGGTAGAGGTGGTGCTATTTCTATAATGGACAATGGTGATTTAGATGTATATAATTCTACTTTTATCTCTAATAGTGCATCTATTGGTACTGCAATATGTGCAAATCAAGCACAAGGTTATGGTTCTCCAAATGTTAGGTTGATAAATAATAAATTTTTTAACCATACTAAATCTGGTGATGTGTTGGTGATTGATCTTTCTAATTCTATATTGGAATTATCTAATAATTATTATGAAAATAATTCAATTGTATTTTCCAAAATTAAACTTAGTGAAGAAAGTAGAATTGGTAATACAACAACATTATATATTCAAGCAACAATTAAGAATCAAAAATATTATGATGAAGATATATTATCTAGGGAAGGTTATCTGGTTTATGTAGATGGTGTTTATGTAAAAACAGTTCATGATACTCATTTTAATTTAACATTTACTGATGGTAAAGAACATAAAGTATATGTACGTCCTGTAGTAGCAGAGAATGGTACTAATGTTCTTATAGTTAATGGTGTGCCTATAGAATATATTTATGTTTCTGTGAATGGTAATGATGCAAATAATGGTAGTAAAGATTCACCTGTACGTACAATAGCTAGAGCTATTTCTTTAAATACTAATGGAATTTACATTTTAGATGGGACTTATAGTGAGTATGGTTTGGTTATTAGTAGTGATTTAAAGATTGTTGGTCAAGGAAATGTTATTATTGGATGTGTTGATTACACTATGCCAATATTTAATATAACAAACAATGCAACTGTTACTTTTAAAGGTTTAAGGTTTACTAATATAACTAATAGTGAAATTATAAATGGTTTAAATGCTAAAGAAGTTGAAATAGATAATTGTGAATTTTATTTAAATAATCAAAATACTAAAAGTATTCTTATTAATGTTTATAATTTGATTATATCAAATTCAAATTTTACAAATAATGGGGTATTTAAATGTATTTATACTAATTATTTGGCTATGGACAATTGTATATTTGCAAATAATGTTGTGACTGAAAGAAAGTCTTCTAGTGCTATTGATAGGGGTAATTTAATTTATATCGCACTTAAAGACCAACAAGCTATTATCAGTAATACAATTTTCGAGAATAATAGTGTGAATCAAGGTTGCATTGCTTTAATGGTTGATGATGCTAATTATGGATTGACTGTATCTAGATCTATTTTTACAAATAATAATGGTTTAGATAAAGGTGTTTGTTTATATACTAATGCTGTTGGAAATAAATATTCTGTAACAGTTTCTTCATCAATATTTATTAATAATTCTGCTTCTCAGGGAACTATTGCATATATTCTTAAACAAGCTACATTTACAGTTGAAAATTCAATATTTTTAAATAATAATCCAACTAAAACTACTGGATACATGTTTGATGTAGTGTCAGGTAGTGCAAATTTAGTTATTGATAATAATTGGTGGGGTAATACTGTTGATAATTTAACTGATGTTCCAAAAGTAGCAAGAACTTTTAATCCAAACATTTGGTTATTTTTAAATGCATCTGCTAATAATAATGAATTTACAATTACTGAAAATGCATTAGTTACTGTTGATTTAGCTCATATAGTTAATAACAAAGGTGAAATTACAAAATATGATGATGCTTCTAAGTTATTATTGCCAGTTATAAATATTGCAGTTGTTAATGGTGTTATTACTTCTGTTTATGATAAATTTACAAATGGGGTATTTCAAATTATTTATACTCCTGAATCTGTAGGTATAGGCTCTTTAACTGTTGATTTATTTGGAATAATAAATACTGTGGACTTTAATATACTAAAAGGAACAACTAATGTAAATATATTTACTGGAGATATTAAATATGGTGAAGACCTTGTAATTAAAATAACTTTAGATGATGCTAAAGCAACAGGTAATGTTGTAATTAATATTGATGGTAAAAAATACACTGTTAATTTAGTAAATGGAACTGGTACTTTAATAATTCCTAATTTAGCTAGAGGTAGTTATGATATTGTAGCTAATTATGAAGGTGATGGTAATTATCAAAGTGCTTCAAACACAGCTTCAATTAATGTATTAGGTGTTAATCCTGAAATGGAAGTTAATATAACTTTCAATGATTATGGTGATTCAATTAAAATAGATATTATTTTACCTAGTGGTGCTAAAGGAAATATAACTGTTGATTTTGAAGGCAATGTAAAAAATATTGTTGCAGATGGTAAAATTATAACTGTTGAATATAATAATATTAGCTTTGGTAAACATACCGTCAAAGTTTATTATAGTGGGGATAGTAAATACAATTCTTATGAAAAAAATGTAGACTTTGCAAATAATAAAACTAACTCTTCATTAATTATTGATGCAAGTGATGTTAAAGTTGGAGGTAAAATTTTAGTAAATGTTGTTATTCAACCAGCACCTGGAAAAGATGAAGAAGTTATAATTACTATTGGTGATGTAGTTAAAACTATAAAATTAAATGCAAATGGTAAATGTTCTGTAGAGTTTTATGATTTACCTGCAGGAAATTACACAATTAAAGCAGTTTATAAAGGTAATTTTGTTTATTATGGGTGTGAAAATTCTACAAATATTACAGTAATACCTTATCCTGATTATCAATGGAATCAAGATGGATTTGATACTAAAAATGGAGGTAAATCAAATTATACTGGTAATAGTAATGGTAATGATATCTGGAATTATGTTATAAGTGGTGGTCAAATTAATGGTTCCATAGTTATTGATGAAGATGGAAATATTTATGTGGCAACTACTGGTGGAATATATTCATTTACCTCAAATGGTACTTTAAGATGGAAATTTACTAATGGTTATGGAAATGCAATTAGTCCGGGGTTAGCTATTTGTCGTGATATTATTATAGCACCAAAATCAGGTGATGCACTACACTTTATAAATAAAACTACTGGTAAAAAATTAAGTAATGCTAATATTTGGCAAGGTTCAAGTGAATTTTCACCAGTTGTTGATTTAAATGGTAATATATACATATCTAGTGAATATCAATATTCTGATAAAGGATATTATTTAGTAATTGTACCTTATAAAATGTGGCAAACTGGAGGGGCACCTACTATGATTGCATTAGGAGCACAACCAACTAGTGCACCTACTGTATTAAATAATGGGTTAGTATGTATTAATACTGTTGAAGGTCTTAAAATAATCAATACTACTTCAAAAACTGTTGTTGGAAGTTTTGCTAATATTGGTGGTGTAGGACGCCCAGTTGCTGATGAAAATAATGTGATTTATACTATAGGTAAAGATGGTAAAATCACTGCATTAAATATAAATAATGTATTGTGGACTTCAAAATTAGCTGTATGTGGATCTACATTAGTTTTAGATGAAGATGCAGGTAGTCTTTACACTGTAGGTAAAGATGGTAATATTTACAAAGTGGACATATTTAACAATGGTGAAACTTCTGTGTTGTATAATTTAGGAAGTAATTCTTCTTCTATGGTTGTTGATAATCAGGGAAATATTTATGTTGGATCAAATGGTGGAAAAGTTATTGCTATTGATAATTCTGGTAAATTATTATGGGTATTTGATGCAAAATCTCCAATTAATGGTGGTATATCCATAAGTAATGATGGAATAATTTATGTACACAGTGATAAAACAGTCTATGCATTAGGAATAGGTAAATTTGTTTCAACAATTAATGCATCAATTGACAATATTAAAGTTGGTGATGATTTAATTATTGATATTTCAGTGCCTAAGGATGCTACAGGTATTGTAACAGTTATAATTGGAAATATAGTTAAAAATTTCACTATTGAAAACGGTAAAGTTTTAGCAAATATTAAAGATTTAAGTGCTGGAGAATACACTGCTAATATCATTTACAATGGATATAGTAAATATAAACCATCTGAAACATCTGTTTTATTTAATGTAACTAAATATGATTCTCAAATAAATATTTCTGTTGGTAATATAGAAATTGGAAAAGATGCTATTGTAAATATTGAGGTTACTCCAGGAGCTACTGGTAAAATAGTTGTAACAATTAATGGAAAATCACAAATTATAGAACTCAAAAATAGTAAAGCTACAGTGATTATTAATAACTTAACAGATGCTGAATATAAAATTAATGTTGAATATGTCGGTGATGCAAAATATTTAGCTAGTAAAGATAGTTATGTATTTTCTGTTGATAAACTTAAATCTTTTATTATAGTGTCTGTTGATGATATTAATGTTGGAGATGATGCTGTTATTAATATTATTGTTCCAAATGATGCAACAGGTAATGTAACTCTTGTTATAAATGGTAAAACTGAAAATATCATTGTTAAAAATGGTAAAGGTAGTATTACTATTTCTAATTTAAATGTTGGTGATTATACAGTTAGTGCTACTTATAATGGTGATTCAAGATATTTAGCTAGTAAAAACTCTACTTCATTTAATGTGTCTAAAAGGGATTCTTCTGTTTTAGTGTCTGTTGATGATGTTGTTGTAGGTGAGGATGTTATTATCAATGTTGTTGTTTCTAAAGGAGCTACTGGTAATGTAATTTTGGTCATTGGGGATAAAACTGAAACTGTATCTCTCATTGACTCTAAGGCCACATTAGTTGTCAAAAATTTAGCTGAAGGTAATTATAAAGTTCAAGTGATTTATACTGGTGATTCAAGATATTCAAATTCAAATAATTCTACTTCATTTGACGTGTCTAAAAAGATTTCTTCTGTTTTAGTGTCTGTTGATGATATTATTGTTGGAGATAATGCTATTGTTAATGTAATTGTCCCTAATGATGCTACAGGTAGTGTAACTATTACTATCAATGGTAAATCTGAAAATATTGAAGTTAAAAATGGTAAAGCTACTTTAGTTATTAAAGATTTAACTAGTGGTACTTATACTGTTGAAGTAAATTATAATGGTGATTCTAAGTATTTGTCTAGTAAAAATTCATCTTCATTTAAAGTATCAAAAATATCAAATTATGATATCAAATTCAATATATCAAAAGTAAGTGAGGGTGAAGATGCTGAAATAATTGTAATTTTACCTCAAGATGCAACTGGTAATATAACATTATCAATTAATAATAAACCTTATATTGCTAAAGTAGAGAATGGTAAAGCTAAAATAATTATTCCAAATATTCCTGCAGGAACTCATGAATTTATTGTAACTTATTATGGGGATAATAAATATGAAAGAGGTACGGCAAGTGGGGTAATTACTGTTGATAAGAAAGTATTTGTTCTAACTGTTGATGATGTTATTAAGTTTTACAAAGGTTCTGAAAGGCTTATTGCTAAATTAGTAGATTCTAATGGTAAACCAATAGCTAATGCTGAAATCATATTTACTATTAATGGTGCTACTTATAAAAGAATCACAGGTAATGATGGTACTGCATCTATGGCTATTAATTTAGTTTCTGGAACTTACAAAGTAATAACTAAGTATAATGGCACCTCTGTTGATTCAAATATAATTATTAAATCAACAATTAATGGTCAAAATATTATTAAAATGTATCAAAATGGAACTCAGTTTTATGCTACATTTGTAGATAGTAACGGTAATTTATTAGTTAAAACTGATGTTAAGTTTAATATTAATGGTGTATTTTACACACGTAAAACTGATGGAAATGGTGTAGCTAAACTTTCTATTAATTTAAGGCCTGGAAACTATATTTTAACAGCTATTAATCCAAATAACAATGATGAAAAAGGATTTAATATAACTGTAAAAAGTTTAATTGAAGCTAATGATTTGACAAAATACTTCCAGAATGCTTCTAAATTCGAAGCAACAATTTACAATAAAGACGGAAGCCTAGCAATTAACAAAGAAGTTACATTTAACATCAATGGTGTATTTTACAAACGTACAACTAATGATAAAGGAGTAGTAAGCTTAGCTATTAACTTAAGACCGGGAAACTATGTCATTACCACAATCTATGAGGGATTGGAAGTAGGTAATAAAGTAAATGTTTTACCAACTCTTGAAACCAGAGATCTTTCTATGAAGTTCCAAGACGGCAGTAAATTTACTGCAAAAACTGTTAATGGTCAAGGTAAGCCTTTAGCTAATCAAAATGTAACATTTAATGTAAATGGTGTATTTTATCATAGAATTACCAATGATGAGGGTATAGCAAGCTTAAATATTAACTTAATAAAAGGCGAATATATCATTACCTCTATTTGGAATGGTTATCAAACTGGAAACACAATTAAAATTGATTAA
- the lonB gene encoding ATP-dependent protease LonB, with product MLDYGNIKSSKDIEVPPLLIDQVIGHEESIETIKKAAKQRRNVLLIGDPGVGKSMLAKGMAQILPHESLEDILIYPNMEDTNHPLIRSVPAGEGKKIVKATKGSAKNHEEKKTLITTFVIAAIVVIGFMYGRILEAIIAAALILLISIQIKPKNNNMSPKLLVNNEDKRFAPFMDATGAHAGALLGDVRHDPYQSGGLGTPAHERVESGMIHKANKGVLYIDEIGTMSMKTQQELLSAMQEKKYAITGQSENSSGAMVRSQAVPCDFVLVASGNLQVIEDMHIAMRSRIRGYGYEIFMKDSMDDTPENRKKLARFVAQEVKNDGRIPHFDPDALDEIILEAKRRSGKQDALTLKLRDLGGLVRSSGDVAIEHGADLVTAEHVIEAKRFSRTLEQQIADRSIKQRKEYSMVHPEGGRVGLVNGLAVIGDRSGIVSPIAAEAAPAQSKEGGKIIATGKLGEIAQESVQNVSALIKKYTNKDISDYDIHVQFIQTYDGVEGDSASVSIATAVISAVEDIPIDQTVALTGSLNVRGDVMPIGGATAKIEAAAESGIKKVLIPKSNMKDVMLEKKYEDMIEIVPTETLSDVLENILINGSKKDILIEKMKSLSSKVVSKVPKSQINKPTTN from the coding sequence ATGTTAGATTATGGTAATATTAAAAGTTCAAAAGATATTGAAGTTCCTCCATTATTAATTGATCAAGTTATTGGACATGAAGAGTCCATTGAAACTATTAAAAAAGCAGCAAAACAAAGGAGAAATGTTTTACTAATTGGTGATCCTGGTGTAGGTAAATCAATGTTAGCTAAAGGTATGGCTCAAATATTGCCTCATGAATCCTTAGAAGATATTTTAATTTATCCAAACATGGAAGATACTAATCATCCTTTAATAAGGTCAGTTCCTGCAGGTGAAGGTAAAAAAATAGTAAAAGCAACTAAAGGTTCTGCTAAAAACCATGAGGAGAAAAAAACATTAATTACTACATTTGTTATTGCAGCAATTGTTGTTATTGGATTTATGTATGGTAGAATACTTGAAGCTATCATTGCAGCAGCATTAATTTTACTTATTTCTATCCAAATAAAACCTAAAAATAATAATATGTCTCCAAAATTATTAGTTAATAATGAAGATAAAAGATTTGCACCATTTATGGATGCAACAGGAGCTCATGCAGGAGCATTACTTGGAGATGTTCGTCATGACCCATATCAATCTGGTGGTCTTGGAACTCCAGCACATGAGCGTGTTGAATCTGGAATGATTCATAAAGCTAATAAAGGAGTTTTATACATTGATGAAATTGGTACTATGTCAATGAAAACTCAACAAGAGCTTTTATCTGCAATGCAGGAGAAAAAATACGCAATCACTGGTCAAAGTGAAAACAGTAGTGGTGCAATGGTAAGATCTCAAGCTGTGCCATGTGATTTTGTACTTGTAGCATCAGGTAACCTCCAAGTTATTGAAGATATGCATATAGCTATGAGATCAAGGATTAGAGGATATGGATATGAAATTTTCATGAAGGATTCCATGGATGATACTCCAGAAAACAGGAAAAAATTAGCAAGATTTGTAGCTCAAGAAGTTAAAAATGATGGAAGAATTCCTCATTTTGATCCAGATGCATTAGATGAAATTATTTTAGAAGCTAAACGTCGTTCAGGAAAACAAGATGCATTAACACTTAAGTTAAGAGATTTAGGTGGATTAGTAAGATCATCTGGTGATGTAGCTATTGAACATGGAGCAGATTTAGTAACTGCAGAACATGTTATAGAAGCTAAAAGATTCTCAAGAACTCTTGAACAACAAATTGCAGATAGATCTATTAAACAAAGAAAAGAATACAGTATGGTTCATCCTGAAGGTGGAAGAGTTGGTCTTGTAAATGGACTTGCAGTTATTGGCGATAGGAGTGGAATTGTTTCACCTATTGCTGCTGAAGCAGCACCAGCTCAATCTAAAGAAGGTGGAAAAATCATAGCTACAGGTAAACTTGGTGAAATTGCTCAAGAATCAGTTCAAAATGTAAGTGCATTAATTAAAAAGTACACTAATAAAGATATTTCTGATTATGATATTCATGTTCAATTTATCCAAACTTATGATGGTGTAGAAGGAGATAGTGCAAGTGTTTCAATAGCTACTGCAGTTATTTCTGCTGTTGAAGATATTCCTATAGATCAAACTGTAGCATTAACTGGATCTTTAAATGTTCGTGGAGATGTAATGCCTATTGGTGGTGCAACAGCTAAAATTGAAGCTGCTGCTGAATCTGGAATCAAAAAAGTTTTAATTCCTAAGTCTAACATGAAAGATGTTATGCTTGAGAAAAAATATGAAGATATGATTGAGATTGTTCCTACTGAAACTTTAAGTGATGTTTTAGAAAACATTTTAATAAATGGTAGTAAAAAAGATATTTTAATTGAAAAAATGAAATCTTTAAGTTCTAAAGTTGTAAGTAAAGTTCCTAAATCTCAAATAAATAAACCAACTACTAATTAA
- a CDS encoding Mur ligase family protein, whose protein sequence is MVNKIRLSIAKFAAKIASQVAKLGSGSGGNFPGHVFFKVAGQEALFDLSHEMKVGPILVTGTNGKTTTTTLLIKLLSHDTEIRKSFENNTINSITTGILKGKGDIGVFEYGIRNKTYGIPDTIQRLVDPIGVVYTTISREHSQVAGIKNPFDEYVEAKTLLSKNMTKGIVISNADDPLTANIAINKQKDIKVNFYGLDIDDIDDIFEGSNSLNCPNCGKKLEYSQKFLNHRGIYGCSCGFKRPELNVKLVDADFKTDEWDLTIEGELYNYTNNQDVSFNVVISVPPFGFHNIYNTLASITAYASFTPRIENIENTIRDIFNNLDMSFIPPGRFEVVKIDSNKYVGLGQGDNGDAARINALFMDQYIDGPLEFIYTTPDVNEEEIFEDHLKVIKSLNPEHVIVVPGRKSIEKAEEYYNIIAEEFDAVFYPLSYEKMGERIDKLVQLAQDSKYNYVIMTGCGEEQEMWENIKQKLIKR, encoded by the coding sequence ATGGTTAATAAAATTCGTTTAAGTATAGCTAAGTTTGCAGCTAAGATTGCTTCTCAAGTAGCTAAATTAGGTTCTGGAAGTGGTGGAAATTTTCCAGGTCATGTTTTTTTTAAAGTTGCAGGGCAAGAAGCATTGTTTGATTTGTCTCATGAAATGAAAGTAGGTCCTATTTTAGTTACAGGTACTAATGGTAAAACAACTACCACAACACTTTTAATTAAACTTCTTTCTCATGATACAGAAATTAGAAAAAGTTTTGAAAATAATACTATTAATTCAATCACTACAGGTATTTTAAAAGGAAAAGGTGATATTGGTGTTTTTGAGTATGGTATTAGAAATAAAACATATGGTATCCCAGATACTATTCAAAGACTTGTTGATCCAATAGGTGTAGTTTATACTACAATTTCTCGTGAGCATTCTCAAGTAGCAGGTATTAAAAATCCTTTTGATGAATATGTGGAAGCTAAAACTTTACTTTCAAAAAATATGACTAAAGGAATTGTTATATCTAATGCAGATGATCCTTTAACTGCTAATATAGCAATAAATAAACAAAAGGATATTAAAGTTAATTTTTATGGTTTGGATATTGATGATATTGATGATATTTTTGAAGGAAGCAATAGTTTAAACTGCCCTAATTGTGGTAAAAAATTAGAATATTCTCAAAAGTTCCTGAATCATAGGGGGATATATGGTTGTTCTTGTGGTTTTAAACGTCCAGAACTTAATGTTAAATTAGTAGATGCTGATTTTAAAACAGATGAATGGGATTTGACTATTGAAGGAGAATTGTATAATTATACAAATAATCAAGATGTTTCTTTTAATGTTGTTATATCAGTACCTCCATTTGGATTCCATAATATTTACAATACATTAGCTTCAATTACAGCATATGCATCTTTTACTCCAAGAATAGAAAATATTGAAAATACTATTAGAGATATTTTTAATAATTTAGACATGTCTTTTATTCCTCCAGGAAGATTTGAAGTTGTTAAAATAGATTCCAACAAATATGTTGGGCTTGGTCAAGGAGATAATGGTGATGCTGCTAGAATTAATGCATTATTTATGGATCAATATATTGATGGTCCCTTAGAATTTATTTACACGACTCCTGATGTAAATGAGGAAGAAATATTTGAGGATCACTTAAAAGTTATTAAAAGTTTAAATCCTGAACATGTTATTGTTGTTCCTGGAAGAAAATCTATTGAAAAAGCTGAGGAATATTATAATATAATAGCTGAAGAATTTGACGCTGTTTTTTATCCTTTAAGCTATGAAAAAATGGGTGAAAGAATTGATAAACTTGTTCAATTAGCACAAGATTCTAAGTATAATTATGTTATTATGACGGGTTGTGGTGAAGAACAAGAAATGTGGGAAAATATAAAACAAAAATTAATTAAAAGATAA